A genomic segment from Arcobacter acticola encodes:
- a CDS encoding AMP-dependent synthetase/ligase, giving the protein MNNYNFKTYNELFSYISNTYDNKKFLNYLSNGQYKNISTNDFKNKIICLSLALKDLGIKKGDTVGIFANSSPFWLIFDFAIHEVGAISVPIFANISSVNLNFEIKDSKMKYMFIDSQERLKDIEEENSHLTFITHNFCIKEPNFYNFDEILVIGQQICDSKGFTSHKANEDEVFSIIYTSGNTGTPKGVMLSHKNIVSQLHDINTLINLEKSEIALSLLPLAHIFERTVMSYYLSRGISIYFVDDITNVSNLLKIVKPTIMTAVPRLLEKIFNKIKSNISQKPLILRLIASFAFKYALKESIDKNALLFKIYDKIVYSKLREIFGSRLQKLISGGAPLSKEIAQFFVNIGIPVYQGYGLTEFSPVISTNAPNANKVGSCGKILPSAKIKIDENKELLVRGPSLMKGYLNQEELTAKTIDKDGWLHTGDIASLDKDGYLYITSRAKEIFKTSTGEYVNAVAIEQKLSKNRYIEFAVVISQNRKYTTALLFVDIEKYEIAKKSNKSLTIEEYYNSSDIIKNISNYIENINKDLNQWEKIVNFKIITNDISIEGGELTPSMKICRIVIEEKYEEIINSMY; this is encoded by the coding sequence ATGAATAATTATAATTTCAAAACATATAATGAGCTTTTTTCCTACATATCAAACACTTATGATAATAAAAAATTTTTAAACTATCTATCAAATGGCCAATATAAAAATATTTCAACAAATGATTTTAAAAATAAAATAATTTGCCTAAGTCTTGCTTTAAAAGATTTAGGGATAAAAAAAGGTGACACAGTTGGTATTTTTGCTAATTCTTCACCTTTTTGGTTAATTTTTGATTTTGCCATTCATGAAGTTGGAGCCATAAGTGTTCCTATTTTTGCAAATATTTCAAGTGTTAATCTAAACTTTGAAATTAAAGATTCAAAAATGAAATATATGTTTATTGACTCACAAGAAAGATTAAAAGATATCGAAGAGGAAAACTCACACTTAACTTTTATCACACATAATTTTTGTATAAAAGAGCCAAACTTTTATAATTTTGATGAAATTTTAGTAATAGGTCAGCAAATCTGTGATTCAAAAGGTTTTACAAGCCATAAAGCAAATGAAGATGAAGTTTTTTCTATTATTTATACAAGTGGAAATACAGGAACACCAAAAGGTGTAATGCTAAGCCATAAAAATATAGTTTCTCAACTTCATGATATAAATACTCTAATAAATTTAGAAAAAAGTGAAATTGCACTATCACTGCTTCCACTTGCACATATATTTGAGCGAACTGTTATGAGTTATTATTTAAGTCGAGGAATTAGTATCTATTTTGTAGATGATATAACAAATGTATCAAATTTGTTAAAAATAGTAAAACCAACTATTATGACGGCCGTTCCTAGACTTCTTGAAAAAATATTTAATAAAATCAAATCAAATATTTCTCAAAAGCCCTTAATCTTAAGGTTAATAGCAAGTTTTGCTTTTAAATATGCACTAAAAGAAAGTATAGATAAAAATGCCCTACTTTTTAAAATCTATGACAAAATTGTTTATTCAAAATTAAGGGAAATTTTTGGTTCAAGACTTCAAAAACTAATAAGTGGAGGAGCTCCTCTATCAAAAGAGATAGCACAATTTTTTGTAAATATTGGAATTCCCGTTTATCAAGGTTATGGATTAACAGAGTTTTCACCTGTAATTTCTACAAATGCTCCAAATGCAAACAAAGTTGGATCTTGTGGAAAAATTCTTCCAAGTGCAAAAATTAAAATAGATGAAAATAAAGAGCTTTTAGTACGAGGTCCTTCTTTAATGAAAGGTTACCTAAATCAAGAAGAGTTAACAGCTAAAACTATCGATAAAGATGGCTGGCTTCATACAGGAGATATTGCATCTTTAGATAAAGATGGCTACCTTTATATTACATCTAGGGCAAAAGAGATATTTAAAACTTCAACGGGAGAGTATGTTAATGCTGTTGCAATTGAACAAAAGCTATCAAAAAATAGATATATAGAGTTTGCAGTTGTAATATCTCAAAATAGAAAGTACACAACGGCCCTACTTTTTGTAGATATTGAAAAATATGAAATTGCAAAAAAATCAAATAAAAGCTTAACTATAGAAGAGTATTATAATAGTAGTGATATTATTAAAAATATTTCAAACTATATAGAAAATATTAATAAAGATTTAAATCAATGGGAAAAAATAGTTAATTTCAAAATCATTACCAATGATATTTCAATAGAAGGTGGTGAATTAACACCTTCTATGAAAATCTGTCGAATTGTAATTGAAGAAAAATATGAAGAAATTATAAATAGTATGTATTAG
- the yddG gene encoding aromatic amino acid exporter YddG encodes MQARRGNIYGILAIIMWGSLALFSILTTHIPAFQLTAMAFFVASCIGLILLKKQNIKIIQLLKLPLKVWIIGVVGLFGYHFFYFLAIKNAPAVEANLLNYLWPLLIVLFSAFLPNEKLKWFHILGALFGLVGAFLLVSKNGSFSFEVQYMWGYIFALIAALTWSSYSVISRTLSHIPTYAVTGFCIVTVILSTICHFIFEITVIPNQSELFGALMLGLGPVGGAFYLWDYGVKNADIKLLGSISYFTPLLSTFILVLLGYATFTLSITLACAFIIIGSFISSAEYLKAIKKFFFR; translated from the coding sequence ATGCAAGCAAGAAGAGGTAATATCTACGGTATTTTAGCCATAATTATGTGGGGAAGTTTAGCTTTATTTTCCATATTAACTACTCATATTCCAGCTTTTCAACTCACAGCTATGGCATTTTTCGTGGCTTCATGTATAGGATTGATTTTATTAAAAAAGCAAAATATTAAGATAATACAGTTATTAAAACTTCCTTTAAAAGTTTGGATTATAGGAGTAGTAGGTCTTTTTGGTTATCATTTTTTTTATTTTTTAGCTATTAAAAATGCACCTGCAGTTGAAGCGAATCTTTTAAATTATTTATGGCCTTTACTTATTGTTCTATTTTCTGCTTTTTTACCAAATGAGAAATTAAAGTGGTTTCACATTTTAGGCGCTTTATTTGGACTTGTAGGGGCTTTTTTATTAGTTTCAAAAAATGGTAGTTTCAGCTTCGAAGTACAGTATATGTGGGGTTATATTTTTGCTTTAATTGCTGCACTTACTTGGTCATCATATTCTGTGATATCAAGAACACTATCTCATATTCCAACTTATGCAGTGACTGGATTTTGTATTGTAACAGTTATTTTATCAACTATTTGTCACTTTATTTTTGAAATAACAGTAATCCCAAATCAAAGTGAGCTTTTTGGAGCTTTAATGTTAGGTTTAGGGCCTGTTGGCGGGGCTTTTTATTTATGGGACTATGGGGTTAAAAATGCAGATATAAAACTTTTAGGTTCGATTTCATATTTTACACCATTATTATCCACATTTATTTTGGTTTTATTAGGATATGCAACTTTTACTTTAAGTATCACCCTTGCTTGTGCATTTATTATTATAGGTTCATTTATAAGCTCAGCTGAATATCTAAAAGCTATTAAAAAGTTTTTTTTTAGATAA
- a CDS encoding acyl-CoA dehydrogenase, which produces MEALILLLVILVFGFYSFPLYSYFAFIAVYSLAFCDVGFIFWTIYLLAALVLLIQSFRIKFITSKIVNFINKNGLLPKISATEEAALQAGTNWVEANFFKAQVNFKEIQAEKVTVLTPEEQAFLDNEVKQLCEMTTDWEIFQDRDFRPDVWQFIKDKKFFGMIIPKEYGGLGFSATAHSKVIEKLVSRSQVLAITIMVPNSLGPAELILKHGTQAQKDKYLNDLALGIQVPCFGLTEPNAGSDATSISSNGVVFKDKKGNLKIRLNFEKRYITLGNIATLIGLAFVLKDPEHLLGEKEDLGITFAVIDAKTKGIDNSKRHDPLGIPFVNSPLYGKDVVIPLENIIGEEKGIGKGWQMLVESLSIGRGISLPSVSLGGSKLALNVVASYSQLREQFGLSINHFEGVEEKIAKIAAFTYMLNASRNYTLDAIDNGAKPGVINSVMKYHATEKFRTIINDAMDVLGGSAIIRGENNLLAHAYFAIPISITVEGANILTRNLMQFGQGLIKSHPYIYTQINALKNNNVQSFDRAFFAHIGLVFNSFCKSLAYYLTRAQINCQKGHFQRYKQKLTWVSSEFTLLTNVALAILGPSLKKRENISARFGDILSNCYLITATLREFENNPNQKDEDLVDYICNYCFNEIQIAREEIIINIGYLGFLLPLVKINPFSIKEKDSLNAKIVKNLENEDYLKQMTSSLFISNSKEDRLAKIQKAVKLNKEAQNSFKILKEAIKNNTIQKDNSESMINELLEKNLLSKDEIEKMLEAHALKQEVISVDSFKTSEYKAQR; this is translated from the coding sequence ATGGAAGCATTAATTTTATTGTTGGTTATATTGGTTTTTGGATTTTATTCATTTCCACTATATAGTTATTTTGCATTTATTGCAGTTTATTCTTTAGCATTTTGTGATGTAGGGTTTATTTTCTGGACTATTTATTTACTAGCTGCACTTGTGCTATTAATACAATCATTTAGAATAAAATTTATTACATCTAAAATTGTAAATTTTATAAATAAAAATGGTCTTTTACCAAAAATCTCAGCAACAGAAGAAGCAGCACTACAAGCTGGAACAAACTGGGTTGAAGCAAACTTTTTTAAAGCTCAAGTTAACTTCAAAGAGATTCAAGCTGAAAAAGTAACAGTTTTAACACCTGAAGAACAAGCATTTTTAGATAATGAAGTAAAGCAACTTTGTGAAATGACAACAGATTGGGAAATTTTCCAAGATAGAGATTTCAGACCTGATGTTTGGCAATTTATCAAAGATAAAAAATTCTTTGGAATGATTATTCCAAAAGAGTATGGAGGACTTGGATTTTCTGCAACTGCACACTCAAAAGTAATTGAAAAATTAGTATCACGTTCTCAAGTTTTAGCAATAACTATAATGGTGCCAAATTCACTTGGGCCTGCTGAATTAATCTTAAAGCATGGAACTCAAGCTCAAAAAGATAAGTATTTAAATGACTTAGCACTGGGAATTCAAGTACCTTGTTTTGGATTAACAGAACCAAATGCAGGAAGTGATGCCACATCTATTTCATCAAATGGTGTTGTTTTTAAAGATAAAAAAGGTAATTTAAAAATCAGATTAAATTTTGAAAAAAGATATATTACCCTTGGAAATATAGCAACTTTAATAGGTCTTGCTTTTGTATTAAAAGATCCTGAACACTTACTTGGTGAAAAAGAAGACTTAGGTATTACCTTTGCAGTTATTGATGCAAAAACAAAGGGAATTGATAACTCAAAACGACATGATCCACTTGGTATTCCATTTGTAAACTCACCACTTTATGGAAAAGATGTGGTTATTCCTTTAGAAAATATTATTGGAGAAGAAAAAGGAATTGGAAAAGGTTGGCAAATGCTTGTTGAATCTTTATCAATTGGACGAGGAATTTCACTTCCAAGTGTAAGTCTTGGTGGAAGTAAACTGGCACTTAATGTGGTAGCCTCATATTCACAATTAAGAGAGCAATTTGGACTTAGTATTAATCATTTTGAAGGCGTAGAAGAAAAAATTGCAAAAATTGCAGCCTTTACTTATATGTTAAATGCTTCAAGAAATTACACTTTAGATGCTATTGATAATGGTGCAAAACCAGGAGTTATAAATTCTGTTATGAAATACCACGCCACTGAGAAATTTAGAACTATTATAAATGATGCAATGGATGTTTTAGGAGGAAGCGCTATTATTAGGGGAGAAAACAATCTTTTAGCCCATGCTTATTTTGCTATTCCTATTTCAATTACAGTTGAAGGTGCAAATATTTTAACAAGAAATTTAATGCAATTTGGACAAGGATTAATTAAATCACATCCATATATTTATACACAAATAAATGCTTTAAAAAACAATAATGTACAAAGTTTTGATAGGGCATTTTTTGCACATATTGGATTAGTATTTAACTCATTTTGTAAATCTTTAGCTTATTATTTAACAAGGGCACAAATTAATTGTCAAAAAGGGCACTTCCAAAGATATAAACAAAAACTTACATGGGTATCAAGTGAATTTACACTTTTAACAAATGTTGCTTTAGCAATTTTAGGACCAAGTCTTAAAAAAAGAGAAAATATTAGTGCACGATTTGGAGATATTTTATCAAATTGTTATTTGATAACAGCAACATTAAGGGAGTTTGAAAATAATCCAAACCAAAAAGATGAAGATTTAGTGGATTATATTTGTAATTATTGTTTTAATGAAATTCAAATAGCAAGAGAAGAGATTATTATAAATATTGGTTACTTAGGATTTTTACTTCCACTTGTAAAAATCAATCCATTCTCTATAAAAGAGAAAGACTCTTTAAATGCAAAAATTGTAAAAAACTTAGAGAATGAAGATTATCTAAAACAAATGACATCAAGTTTATTTATTTCAAATAGCAAAGAAGATAGATTGGCAAAAATCCAAAAAGCTGTAAAACTAAATAAAGAAGCACAAAATAGTTTTAAAATTCTAAAAGAAGCTATAAAAAATAATACTATACAAAAAGATAATTCAGAAAGTATGATAAATGAACTTTTAGAAAAAAATCTTTTATCAAAAGATGAGATAGAAAAAATGCTAGAAGCCCACGCACTAAAACAAGAAGTTATAAGTGTAGATTCATTTAAAACAAGTGAGTATAAGGCTCAACGATGA
- a CDS encoding GGDEF domain-containing protein, giving the protein MNKKPSYEELEEKIKKLENSSILNSLKQDIKINEIFFKKLFDTIPNPIFYKDINGVYQHCNDAFSKTILGIAKEEIIGKTLCDLEEVIPKEYAEIYHEKDQELFLAVKEQFYEAKVKCADEEIRSYQFYKSTFVVDGEILGLVGVMLDVGDYKKTLNELDEKNKLLSNLSITDHLTGLFNRRYFQNIIDKKINLLSRHNYQFYFALIDIDFFKDYNDAYGHHKGDIALQEVSNVLKEILNRQTDYVFRVGGEEFAIIFEVDSKDNAISIMENLRKKVEDLKIIACNSTICNYLTISIGLGYIKKASPDANSDQIYDEVDKLLYESKDNGRNQITTRDIIV; this is encoded by the coding sequence ATGAATAAAAAACCTAGCTATGAAGAGTTAGAAGAAAAGATAAAAAAACTTGAAAATTCATCAATACTAAATTCTCTAAAGCAAGATATAAAAATAAATGAGATTTTTTTTAAAAAATTATTTGATACTATTCCTAATCCTATTTTTTATAAAGATATAAATGGAGTTTATCAACATTGTAATGATGCTTTTTCAAAAACAATTTTAGGAATCGCAAAAGAGGAAATTATAGGGAAAACACTTTGTGATTTAGAAGAGGTTATCCCAAAAGAGTATGCTGAAATTTATCATGAGAAAGATCAAGAACTTTTTTTAGCAGTAAAAGAGCAGTTTTATGAGGCAAAAGTAAAATGTGCTGATGAAGAAATCAGATCTTACCAATTTTATAAATCAACTTTTGTTGTTGATGGTGAAATCTTAGGTCTTGTTGGGGTTATGTTGGATGTTGGTGATTATAAAAAAACTTTAAATGAACTTGATGAAAAAAATAAATTATTAAGTAATTTAAGCATTACAGATCACTTGACAGGGCTTTTTAATAGAAGATATTTTCAAAATATAATTGATAAAAAAATTAATTTATTAAGCAGACACAATTATCAATTTTATTTTGCTTTGATTGATATAGATTTTTTTAAAGATTATAATGATGCCTATGGTCACCATAAAGGTGATATTGCTTTACAAGAAGTTTCAAATGTATTAAAAGAAATTTTAAATAGACAAACAGATTATGTTTTTAGAGTAGGTGGAGAAGAGTTTGCAATAATATTTGAAGTTGATAGTAAAGATAATGCTATTTCTATTATGGAAAATCTAAGAAAAAAAGTTGAAGATTTAAAAATCATCGCTTGTAATTCTACTATTTGTAATTATTTAACCATATCAATAGGTTTAGGATATATCAAAAAAGCTAGTCCTGATGCAAATAGTGATCAAATTTATGATGAAGTTGATAAACTTTTATACGAATCAAAAGATAATGGACGGAATCAAATAACTACAAGGGATATTATAGTTTAA
- a CDS encoding thiolase family protein, with protein sequence MKERIAVIDGLRSPIAKANGKLNDVSADNLGAIITKELVLRNNLEYKLFDEVIMGNVAQPANAANIARVMAIRAGFPQSTPAYTVHRNCASGMQSISSAIEKLHSNQGDLYLVGGMESMSNIPLLYSDEFRNFITKFTYSKSLAQKLKILSSFRLGFLKPTIGLISGLTDPISGKIMGITAENLANEFKISRDAQDEYALKSHLKAQKAIESGIFKEEIHPIMTKNASIIDDDGVRFNQTIEALNKLKPIFDRLSGTVTAGNSSQVSDGACSLIVCTESKARQLNLEPIGFIKDYAYAGLDAHRMGLGPIYATKKLFDKTGVSLKDIDVIELNEAFAAQVIANLEAFKSDDFCKKAFNSSALGEIDESILNINGGAIALGHPVGMSGARIVLTALKELKRRDDKLGLATLCIGGGQGASFLLEV encoded by the coding sequence ATGAAAGAAAGAATAGCCGTAATTGATGGATTAAGAAGTCCAATAGCAAAAGCAAATGGAAAACTAAATGACGTAAGTGCTGATAACTTAGGTGCAATAATTACAAAAGAGTTAGTTTTAAGAAATAACCTAGAGTATAAACTCTTTGATGAAGTAATCATGGGAAATGTAGCCCAACCTGCAAATGCTGCAAATATAGCCAGAGTTATGGCAATTAGAGCTGGATTTCCACAAAGTACACCTGCATATACAGTTCATAGAAATTGCGCGTCAGGAATGCAGTCAATTTCAAGTGCCATTGAAAAATTACACTCAAATCAAGGTGATTTATATTTAGTTGGAGGAATGGAATCAATGAGTAATATTCCATTACTTTATAGTGATGAATTTAGAAATTTTATTACAAAATTTACCTACTCTAAATCACTTGCTCAAAAACTTAAAATATTAAGCTCGTTTAGATTGGGATTCTTAAAACCTACTATTGGTTTGATTTCGGGATTAACAGATCCAATTTCTGGAAAAATCATGGGAATTACAGCTGAAAACTTAGCAAATGAGTTTAAAATTAGCCGTGATGCTCAAGATGAATATGCTCTAAAATCTCATTTAAAAGCTCAAAAAGCAATTGAAAGTGGAATATTCAAAGAAGAAATTCATCCAATAATGACGAAAAATGCTTCAATAATAGATGATGATGGTGTAAGATTTAATCAAACAATCGAAGCTTTAAATAAATTAAAACCAATTTTTGACAGATTAAGTGGAACAGTAACAGCTGGAAACTCATCTCAAGTTTCAGATGGAGCTTGTAGTTTAATAGTTTGTACTGAATCAAAAGCTCGACAATTAAATCTTGAACCAATTGGATTTATAAAAGATTATGCTTATGCTGGACTTGATGCACATAGAATGGGATTAGGGCCTATTTATGCCACAAAAAAACTATTTGATAAAACGGGTGTTTCTTTAAAAGATATTGATGTAATTGAATTAAATGAAGCTTTTGCAGCTCAAGTTATTGCAAACCTTGAAGCATTTAAATCAGATGATTTTTGTAAAAAAGCATTTAATAGTAGTGCCTTAGGGGAAATTGATGAATCTATTTTAAATATAAATGGAGGAGCAATTGCTTTAGGACATCCTGTTGGTATGAGTGGAGCTCGAATTGTTTTAACAGCTCTTAAAGAGTTAAAAAGAAGAGATGATAAACTAGGTCTTGCAACACTATGTATTGGTGGCGGGCAAGGTGCATCTTTCTTATTGGAGGTATAA
- a CDS encoding 3-hydroxyacyl-CoA dehydrogenase NAD-binding domain-containing protein encodes MSNMTLEIKQNIATLTFDLQNEKINKLSFEILKEFKEILNTIENDSSIKALVIDSAKKNIFIAGADIKEIEKLKDEKEVYEALMEVHEIFNKLENLQIPTIAYINGACMGGGLELALACKYRVLSTNEKTKLAFPEIKLGIFPGFAGTIRAPKLIGLVNALDLILTGKTIDAKKAYKIGLADMIFDDAQKEFMLEGFVKKAIYGTIKRKSNFNFLNYAPLNEIVFSKALKGLEAKVNKDFKAPYKALEVIKATINKELDDAIKVEAKEFSKLAVSKESKNMIKLFFLFEKLNKNYTKTSNPISNAIVLGNGVMGKGIIWLFSKYLDDVRIKIRDISQANEIIKDVSKIYDYLVKTRKMTKNQAEFKLNKISYTQDFIGFKNFDFIIEAIVEDENIKKQTYKEIENVANENTIIATNTSSISIEKLSSEVKNKENFLGVHFFNPVNLMPLVEVIPNSNTSKETINKVFELLISCGKTPILVGDCAGFIVNRILLPYMNEAAFILEQGSKIERIDNVIKDFGMPMGPFTLADTVGVDIGYKVATILNESYGSRMPIASIIEKMYNAKLLGEKTKAGFYEYAGRDTYPNSHVTSMLENNNKIIEDDEIVQRCIYIMINEASRCLEENIVTDASIIDFAMISGTGFPAYKGGLLSYANEIGLKNILESLRKFEKEFGSRFTPSNLLVKLVEEYEDFETGEALWKH; translated from the coding sequence ATGAGTAATATGACATTAGAGATTAAGCAAAATATAGCAACACTTACATTTGATTTGCAAAATGAAAAAATAAATAAATTATCATTTGAAATTTTAAAAGAGTTTAAAGAAATTCTAAACACAATTGAAAACGACTCTTCCATAAAAGCTTTAGTAATAGATAGTGCAAAGAAAAATATTTTTATTGCAGGGGCTGATATTAAAGAGATTGAAAAACTAAAAGATGAAAAAGAGGTTTATGAAGCTTTAATGGAAGTTCACGAAATCTTTAATAAGCTCGAAAACCTTCAAATTCCAACAATTGCATATATAAATGGTGCTTGTATGGGTGGTGGTCTTGAACTTGCCCTTGCTTGTAAATATAGAGTTTTAAGCACAAATGAAAAAACAAAACTAGCCTTTCCAGAAATAAAACTAGGAATTTTCCCAGGATTTGCAGGAACTATTAGAGCTCCTAAATTAATAGGCCTTGTAAATGCCCTTGATTTAATATTAACTGGAAAAACTATTGATGCAAAAAAAGCTTATAAAATAGGTCTTGCTGATATGATTTTTGATGATGCACAAAAAGAGTTTATGTTAGAAGGTTTTGTAAAAAAAGCTATTTATGGAACAATTAAAAGAAAATCTAATTTTAATTTTTTAAATTATGCACCATTAAATGAAATAGTATTTAGTAAGGCATTAAAAGGCTTAGAAGCAAAGGTAAATAAAGATTTCAAAGCACCTTATAAAGCCTTAGAAGTAATAAAAGCTACCATAAATAAAGAGCTTGATGATGCTATAAAAGTAGAGGCAAAAGAGTTTTCAAAACTGGCTGTTTCAAAAGAGTCAAAAAATATGATAAAACTATTTTTCCTTTTTGAAAAGCTAAATAAAAACTATACAAAAACTTCAAATCCAATCTCAAATGCAATAGTTCTTGGAAATGGAGTTATGGGAAAAGGAATTATTTGGTTATTCTCAAAATATTTAGATGATGTTAGAATAAAAATAAGAGATATTTCACAGGCAAATGAGATAATAAAAGATGTTTCAAAAATCTATGATTATTTAGTAAAAACAAGAAAAATGACAAAAAATCAAGCCGAGTTTAAACTAAATAAAATCTCATATACCCAAGATTTCATAGGTTTTAAAAATTTTGATTTTATTATTGAAGCTATTGTTGAAGATGAAAATATAAAAAAACAAACTTATAAAGAGATTGAAAATGTTGCAAATGAAAATACAATAATTGCTACAAATACATCATCAATTTCAATAGAAAAATTATCAAGTGAAGTTAAAAACAAAGAAAACTTCCTAGGAGTTCATTTTTTTAATCCTGTAAATTTAATGCCACTTGTGGAAGTGATTCCAAATTCAAACACTTCAAAAGAAACTATAAATAAGGTATTTGAACTTCTTATTTCTTGTGGAAAAACACCTATTTTAGTGGGGGATTGTGCTGGATTTATTGTAAATAGAATTTTACTTCCTTATATGAATGAAGCTGCTTTTATTTTAGAGCAAGGTTCAAAAATAGAAAGAATTGATAATGTAATAAAAGATTTTGGAATGCCAATGGGACCATTTACCCTTGCTGATACTGTGGGAGTTGATATTGGATATAAAGTTGCAACTATTTTAAATGAGTCTTATGGAAGCAGAATGCCAATAGCTTCTATTATTGAAAAAATGTACAATGCAAAACTTTTAGGGGAAAAAACTAAAGCTGGTTTTTATGAATATGCAGGACGAGATACTTATCCAAACTCACATGTTACGTCTATGCTAGAAAACAATAATAAAATTATCGAAGACGATGAGATAGTTCAAAGATGTATTTATATTATGATAAATGAGGCATCAAGATGCCTTGAAGAAAATATAGTAACAGATGCATCAATTATCGATTTTGCAATGATTTCAGGAACTGGATTTCCAGCTTATAAAGGTGGATTACTATCTTATGCAAATGAGATTGGTTTAAAAAACATCTTAGAAAGTTTGAGAAAGTTTGAAAAAGAGTTTGGAAGTAGATTTACACCTTCAAATTTATTAGTAAAATTAGTTGAAGAGTATGAAGATTTTGAAACAGGAGAAGCATTATGGAAGCATTAA
- a CDS encoding YiiD C-terminal domain-containing protein, which translates to MLLEELQKKLHNEIPLTKLMNINIKEYNEKELITTAPLNININDKGTAFGGSLSTMTIISSWSLCWLISKELGFNSKNIVVIKNENSYKKPVTKDIVCYTQKPSQQEIATLKEKLQTKKSASIKINSIIIENNETYVEFQGYYVIKL; encoded by the coding sequence ATGTTATTAGAAGAACTTCAAAAAAAATTACATAATGAAATTCCACTTACTAAACTAATGAATATAAATATTAAAGAATACAATGAAAAAGAACTTATAACAACAGCACCTTTAAATATCAATATAAATGATAAAGGAACTGCATTTGGTGGGAGTTTAAGTACTATGACTATTATTTCATCTTGGAGTTTATGTTGGCTTATTTCAAAAGAGCTTGGCTTTAATAGTAAAAATATTGTAGTAATAAAAAATGAAAACTCTTATAAAAAACCTGTAACAAAAGATATTGTTTGTTATACACAAAAACCATCACAGCAAGAGATTGCAACTTTAAAAGAAAAATTACAAACTAAAAAAAGTGCTTCAATTAAAATAAATTCAATAATTATAGAAAATAATGAGACTTATGTAGAATTTCAAGGATATTATGTAATTAAACTATAA